The following are encoded together in the Thalassolituus oleivorans MIL-1 genome:
- a CDS encoding ArsR/SmtB family transcription factor, with protein sequence MQQMLSDEMLELISQRFRLLADPMRLKILHHLQSGEKSVTELVTVTGASQPNVSKHLSTLRTHGLVRRRQEGNMAFFSIGAPFIFELCNTVCDSMKTELEQKNALLADNS encoded by the coding sequence ATGCAACAAATGTTATCCGATGAAATGTTAGAGCTTATTTCTCAGCGCTTTCGCTTGCTGGCAGACCCAATGCGTCTGAAGATACTGCATCATCTACAGTCTGGGGAAAAGTCAGTTACAGAGCTGGTCACCGTTACCGGCGCATCTCAACCCAACGTATCAAAGCATTTATCAACATTGCGAACTCATGGCTTAGTGCGTCGTCGTCAAGAAGGGAATATGGCGTTTTTTTCCATCGGCGCTCCATTCATCTTCGAGCTATGCAACACAGTGTGCGACAGTATGAAGACTGAATTGGAACAAAAAAACGCTCTGCTAGCCGATAATAGCTAA
- a CDS encoding AEC family transporter codes for MYWQTLLFTLETTMPVILLVVLGIWLKYRGIVDSAFVEASSKLVFRVSLPVLMFMAIATADIQLELHLELTVFVALAAVIAYFAAVGWATLVGVNVVQYGAFVQASFRSNLGIVGLALCINAYGDAGAVLGALVLAVVTPIYNLLSVWVLAQQGQAVNWRQQWVAMAQNPLIIAIVLAVPFSVSGLEIPTMVARAGNALASMTLPLALIGIGASLSASALKQANRLTWHIVGLKLLILPSLVGGAAWCIGFRHEELAVIVLMFASPTAAAAFVMAGAMKADVKLTANAIALTTLGAGITVSGFVYVIGLLPLV; via the coding sequence ATGTATTGGCAAACACTGCTTTTCACCCTCGAAACCACGATGCCTGTCATTCTGTTGGTGGTGCTCGGAATTTGGCTAAAGTACCGAGGAATTGTCGATAGCGCTTTTGTCGAAGCTTCGTCCAAGTTGGTATTTAGGGTCTCTTTGCCGGTATTGATGTTTATGGCGATCGCAACGGCGGATATTCAGCTTGAGCTGCACTTAGAGTTAACAGTATTTGTCGCCTTGGCAGCTGTAATTGCTTATTTTGCTGCGGTCGGGTGGGCGACATTGGTTGGTGTGAACGTGGTGCAATATGGCGCTTTTGTCCAAGCCTCGTTTCGTAGCAACTTGGGAATTGTTGGTTTAGCGCTTTGCATCAATGCCTATGGCGATGCCGGAGCGGTTCTTGGTGCTCTCGTCCTTGCGGTGGTAACGCCCATTTATAATTTATTATCAGTATGGGTGCTAGCGCAGCAAGGGCAGGCGGTTAATTGGCGACAGCAGTGGGTTGCCATGGCTCAAAATCCGCTCATTATAGCCATTGTGTTGGCAGTACCTTTTAGTGTTAGCGGGTTAGAGATTCCAACGATGGTTGCTCGAGCTGGTAATGCACTCGCTTCCATGACTCTGCCATTGGCGTTGATTGGCATTGGCGCTTCATTGAGCGCCAGTGCTCTTAAACAGGCTAATCGATTAACTTGGCATATAGTTGGGCTTAAACTCCTGATATTGCCTTCGCTTGTTGGGGGCGCTGCGTGGTGTATAGGGTTTCGCCACGAAGAGTTAGCCGTCATTGTGCTTATGTTCGCCAGCCCTACAGCTGCGGCGGCTTTCGTTATGGCGGGGGCCATGAAGGCTGATGTAAAACTGACCGCAAACGCTATTGCGTTAACGACATTAGGCGCAGGGATTACTGTAAGCGGCTTCGTCTATGTTATCGGGCTATTACCACTGGTATAG
- a CDS encoding RluA family pseudouridine synthase codes for MTQMNLLHIDDDIIIINKQSGLLSVPGRYIKDSAVSRLAERYGDILVIHRLDQDTSGILVFARNKAALTGVQQQFEKQTTRKVYEAVVLGRVKGNMGCINMPIIVDWPNRPLQMISHTDGRYALTRWNKMAEEDGNTRIELHPKTGRSHQLRLHMQQIGHPIVGDTLYAGAGAELEPRLKLHARELDFRHPVSGELFEIVCQPDF; via the coding sequence ATGACACAGATGAACTTGCTGCACATTGACGACGACATCATCATCATCAACAAACAATCTGGTTTATTGAGTGTTCCTGGTCGATACATTAAAGATTCTGCGGTATCACGCTTAGCTGAGCGTTATGGCGATATCTTAGTAATTCACCGCCTCGATCAAGACACATCAGGCATTCTTGTCTTTGCTCGAAACAAAGCTGCACTTACAGGTGTTCAGCAGCAGTTCGAAAAACAAACAACCCGCAAAGTCTATGAAGCTGTCGTGCTCGGTCGCGTTAAAGGCAATATGGGCTGTATCAATATGCCAATCATAGTCGACTGGCCGAACCGTCCATTACAGATGATCAGTCATACCGATGGTCGCTATGCGCTCACACGCTGGAATAAGATGGCTGAAGAAGATGGCAATACACGTATTGAGTTGCACCCAAAAACAGGGCGATCTCATCAACTACGCTTACATATGCAGCAAATAGGTCACCCAATCGTCGGCGATACGCTGTATGCCGGTGCAGGAGCCGAGTTGGAGCCCAGATTGAAATTACACGCCCGTGAACTGGATTTTCGCCACCCAGTAAGTGGCGAGTTATTTGAAATTGTTTGCCAGCCTGACTTCTAA
- the sthA gene encoding Si-specific NAD(P)(+) transhydrogenase — translation MADYHYDVVIIGAGPAGEGAAMNAAKKGKKVAVVEDKSMLGGNCTHWGTIPSKALRHAVKQIIQFNTNPMFREIGEPRWFSFQGVLKNAERVIAKQVKLRTEFYGRNRISVYTGMAKFADDHTIDVYHGSQSNTRLHAKEIVIATGSSPWRPKNIDFNHPRIYDSDTVLELDHTPRTIIIYGAGVIGCEYASIFSGLGVKVDLIHPGDRLLNFLDDEISDALSYHLRDKGALIRHTEQFESVEANDRYVTMTMTSGKKVKADAFLWAAGRTGNTEHLGLEAIGLKPNSRGQLDVDGEYRTALSHIYAVGDVIGWPSLASAAYDQGRAAAAIIASPEDFRYVDSVPTGIYTIPEISSIGKTERQLTEEKVPYEVGQAFFKNIARAQITGEGVGMLKILFHRQTLELLGIHCFGDQAAEIVHIGQAIMQQKGEGNTLRYFVNTTFNYPTMAEAYRVAALNGLNRL, via the coding sequence ATGGCGGATTATCACTACGACGTCGTTATCATCGGCGCGGGCCCTGCGGGTGAGGGCGCGGCGATGAACGCTGCCAAGAAAGGCAAGAAAGTAGCGGTCGTTGAAGATAAAAGCATGCTGGGTGGTAACTGTACGCATTGGGGTACGATTCCATCTAAAGCCTTGCGTCACGCGGTAAAACAGATCATTCAGTTCAACACCAATCCAATGTTTCGCGAAATTGGTGAGCCGCGTTGGTTTTCATTTCAAGGTGTGTTGAAAAACGCTGAACGCGTTATCGCCAAGCAGGTTAAGTTGCGCACAGAGTTTTATGGTCGCAACCGCATCAGCGTCTACACCGGCATGGCGAAGTTTGCCGATGATCACACTATTGATGTTTATCATGGCAGTCAGAGCAATACGCGCCTACATGCTAAAGAAATTGTGATTGCGACGGGTTCTAGTCCTTGGCGTCCGAAAAATATCGATTTTAATCATCCGCGCATCTACGATTCGGATACGGTACTTGAGCTAGACCACACGCCACGCACCATCATTATTTATGGTGCTGGTGTTATTGGCTGTGAGTACGCCTCTATATTTTCTGGCTTGGGCGTGAAGGTCGATTTGATTCACCCCGGCGATCGTTTATTGAATTTTTTGGATGATGAAATTTCAGACGCCTTGAGTTATCACCTGCGTGATAAAGGCGCATTGATTCGTCATACCGAGCAATTTGAATCGGTTGAGGCCAATGATCGTTATGTCACCATGACCATGACTTCAGGTAAAAAGGTAAAAGCAGACGCTTTCCTTTGGGCTGCGGGTCGTACCGGTAATACCGAGCACTTAGGCCTAGAAGCAATTGGCTTAAAGCCTAATAGTCGTGGTCAGCTCGATGTGGACGGAGAGTACCGTACGGCACTTAGCCATATTTATGCGGTTGGCGATGTTATCGGTTGGCCATCATTGGCATCAGCGGCTTATGATCAAGGTCGTGCCGCTGCCGCGATTATTGCGTCGCCAGAGGATTTCCGTTATGTCGATTCCGTACCAACCGGTATTTATACCATTCCGGAAATTAGCTCGATTGGTAAAACTGAGCGCCAATTAACAGAAGAAAAAGTGCCTTACGAAGTAGGTCAGGCTTTCTTCAAAAATATCGCTCGTGCGCAGATTACCGGTGAAGGGGTAGGTATGTTAAAAATCCTATTTCATCGTCAAACTCTCGAGCTATTGGGAATTCATTGCTTTGGTGACCAAGCCGCTGAGATTGTGCACATTGGTCAGGCTATCATGCAGCAAAAAGGCGAAGGTAATACCTTGCGCTATTTTGTAAATACCACATTTAACTATCCAACAATGGCAGAAGCGTATCGTGTTGCAGCGCTGAACGGCTTGAATCGTTTGTAG
- a CDS encoding class I SAM-dependent methyltransferase, which yields MPVWQHTGLTLDCYPKVPAHVSLPWDAADEYLLEHCNHSASISTLLLNDRHGALSCALPHAASYNDSASGRIATQRNRALNHLAQADFVDSPVIAQQVLIKIPKNWEQLLDQLALITAVAPTATVYLAGMAKHIPVSWLQWLEQNASRYVQYKIVRKARLIELTPSESMLNSNDRFKGYKTESGLNLSALPGVFARQQMDIGTRVMLEHLPNVMTGTVCDLGCGNGLLALSIKQKHPETRVIATDDSLLAVESARRNAEVNDLSIDVRHGNILQAVEESLDWVVCNPPFHDGHKQLTNIAEAMFLQSQQQLNPGGTLLVIANRHLPYLAKLKSLFASVDSLSSDKRFVVYECRKRS from the coding sequence ATGCCAGTGTGGCAACACACTGGGCTCACGCTCGATTGCTACCCCAAAGTACCCGCGCACGTCAGCTTGCCTTGGGATGCAGCGGATGAGTATCTGCTTGAGCACTGCAATCACTCGGCATCGATAAGCACACTTCTGCTCAACGACCGTCATGGCGCCTTATCCTGCGCCCTACCTCATGCAGCAAGCTACAACGATAGCGCCAGTGGCAGAATTGCCACTCAGCGCAATCGAGCGCTCAACCATTTAGCCCAAGCCGACTTCGTAGATAGCCCAGTAATCGCTCAACAGGTGCTGATTAAGATTCCAAAAAACTGGGAGCAGCTCCTCGACCAACTGGCATTGATAACAGCAGTAGCACCAACAGCGACTGTGTATCTTGCAGGTATGGCTAAACATATCCCAGTATCTTGGTTGCAATGGCTAGAACAGAACGCCAGCCGCTATGTGCAGTACAAAATCGTCCGTAAAGCACGACTTATCGAGCTAACTCCTAGTGAGTCAATGCTAAACAGCAATGACCGTTTTAAAGGTTATAAAACCGAATCAGGTCTAAACCTAAGTGCACTGCCCGGCGTATTTGCCCGCCAACAAATGGATATTGGTACCCGCGTAATGCTTGAACATCTCCCTAACGTTATGACCGGCACTGTTTGTGATCTTGGCTGCGGCAATGGTTTATTAGCCTTGAGTATCAAACAAAAACACCCAGAAACTCGCGTCATCGCGACCGATGACTCACTACTGGCAGTTGAATCAGCCCGCAGAAACGCGGAGGTTAATGACTTAAGTATCGACGTGAGACACGGCAATATACTTCAAGCCGTTGAAGAATCTTTAGATTGGGTGGTCTGTAACCCGCCGTTTCATGACGGACACAAACAGTTGACCAACATAGCTGAAGCTATGTTTTTGCAGAGCCAGCAACAATTAAACCCCGGCGGCACATTACTAGTGATAGCTAATAGGCACCTACCCTATTTGGCCAAGCTTAAAAGTTTATTTGCGAGTGTTGATTCCTTATCGTCTGATAAACGCTTTGTCGTATATGAGTGTCGCAAGCGCAGCTAA
- the nqrM gene encoding (Na+)-NQR maturation NqrM: MSTIIIAFGVMLFIVAAMAIGVIMGRKPIAGSCGGMSAIGMDTACDVCGGDKNRCEKESKEAGKASDNADFYDATKR; the protein is encoded by the coding sequence ATGTCGACAATCATCATCGCCTTTGGCGTTATGCTATTCATCGTTGCTGCTATGGCAATTGGTGTGATTATGGGACGCAAGCCAATTGCTGGCTCTTGTGGCGGTATGAGCGCCATCGGTATGGACACCGCGTGTGATGTCTGTGGCGGTGATAAAAATCGTTGCGAGAAAGAAAGTAAAGAAGCTGGAAAGGCGTCGGACAACGCCGATTTTTACGATGCGACTAAGCGCTAA
- a CDS encoding TerB family tellurite resistance protein: protein MIKALFSKLLAPTEPVQEVDVQLASAVLLVEIMSADHSIDAAEQTALIMVLSKLFAISKSDAETLMAEASAKAKDSVDLFRFTEAVHKRFSEAQKFQLIVGLWAVAYASNGLDKYEEHMIRRISDLLYIPHGEFIRAKLIAREQA from the coding sequence ATGATCAAAGCGCTTTTCTCCAAGTTGTTAGCACCGACTGAGCCGGTACAAGAGGTGGACGTCCAATTGGCGTCCGCTGTATTACTGGTCGAGATCATGAGCGCCGACCACTCAATTGACGCTGCAGAACAAACGGCTTTGATTATGGTGCTGAGCAAATTGTTCGCCATATCCAAAAGTGATGCCGAAACTTTGATGGCAGAAGCCAGTGCAAAAGCCAAAGATTCTGTCGATCTATTTCGCTTTACCGAGGCCGTTCACAAGCGCTTCAGCGAAGCGCAAAAATTTCAGTTGATCGTTGGGTTATGGGCTGTCGCGTACGCCAGCAACGGCTTAGATAAGTACGAAGAACATATGATTCGTCGTATCTCTGATTTGCTATATATTCCCCATGGCGAGTTTATTAGAGCCAAACTAATAGCCCGCGAACAGGCTTAA
- a CDS encoding DUF1461 domain-containing protein, which produces MSWRQPLWFVVLLSLLLVSLMASWHVHERLHYSYDIWYDVYDIGEHIDHYGPRNKYIHGLNDLSKADHVYLFNQISDAVHAGGKGLADIQFTDKFGKTKALLHDSEIVHLQDVANLIDKLDLAGAIALLILLAGLIILRIHKVRPRWKVQLGIFVGLLIFVGVVVLIAGPTAVFYQLHVWIFPDNHQWFFYYQESLMSTMMKAPILFGGMAATLVGLGLLMFVMVLLLLIRRFKF; this is translated from the coding sequence GTGAGCTGGCGACAGCCTCTTTGGTTTGTGGTGCTCCTGAGTCTATTACTTGTTAGTTTGATGGCCAGTTGGCATGTCCATGAGCGTCTGCATTACAGCTATGACATATGGTATGACGTATACGATATCGGCGAGCACATAGATCATTATGGACCTCGAAATAAGTATATTCACGGGCTAAACGACCTGAGCAAAGCAGACCATGTGTATTTGTTTAATCAAATTTCAGATGCGGTGCATGCTGGCGGTAAAGGGCTGGCAGACATTCAGTTCACGGATAAATTTGGTAAAACCAAGGCCTTATTGCACGACAGCGAAATCGTACATTTGCAAGATGTTGCTAATCTCATTGATAAGCTTGATCTCGCTGGAGCGATAGCACTGCTTATATTATTGGCTGGCTTAATTATCCTGCGCATCCATAAAGTGCGTCCGCGCTGGAAGGTGCAGCTTGGTATCTTTGTTGGGTTGTTGATTTTTGTTGGCGTGGTCGTTTTGATTGCCGGGCCAACCGCTGTGTTTTATCAGCTGCATGTGTGGATCTTTCCGGACAATCATCAGTGGTTTTTCTATTATCAAGAATCGTTGATGAGCACCATGATGAAGGCCCCCATATTGTTTGGTGGCATGGCCGCAACCTTAGTAGGGTTGGGGTTATTGATGTTCGTGATGGTGTTGCTGTTGCTGATACGTCGTTTTAAATTCTAA
- the yegQ gene encoding tRNA 5-hydroxyuridine modification protein YegQ, giving the protein MTPELLSPAGTLNNLKYALAYGADAIYAGQPRYSLRVRNNDFTLDNLATGIDYAHARGKKLYVASNIAPHNSKVATYMRDIQPVIEMKPDALIMSDPGLIMMVKDKWPDTEIHLSVQANVVNYATVEFWRRQGISRIILSRELSLDEIADIREHSPEMELEVFVHGALCIAYSGRCLLSGYMNHRDPNQGTCTNACRWQYQAHDAQETDTGNIIPTGVSEFDPTLGIGKPTDRIVLLQEPNRPNDYMPAFEDEHGTYIMNSKDLRAIQHIQKLVELGVHSLKIEGRTKSHYYVARTAQAYRQAIDDAVAGRGFDNNLMDTLENMSNRGYTEGFFRRHVHDEHQNYERGSSMSTGQQFVGEVIDASADELIVEVKNRFEVGDSMELMTTVGNICFTLTAISSMNGQLRTDAPGSGFTVRIPKPSFNANVFPIQRALLIRNLPQHAG; this is encoded by the coding sequence ATGACTCCCGAACTCCTATCGCCAGCCGGTACGCTTAACAATCTCAAATACGCACTCGCCTACGGCGCAGATGCCATCTACGCTGGGCAACCACGCTACAGTCTGCGCGTGCGCAATAACGACTTTACGCTAGATAATCTCGCGACAGGTATCGACTACGCTCACGCTCGCGGTAAAAAACTGTACGTTGCCAGCAACATCGCGCCGCATAACAGCAAAGTCGCAACTTACATGCGCGACATTCAACCTGTGATCGAAATGAAGCCAGATGCGCTCATTATGTCTGATCCGGGTTTGATTATGATGGTGAAAGATAAATGGCCAGATACTGAGATTCACCTATCGGTCCAAGCCAACGTCGTCAATTACGCAACGGTTGAATTTTGGCGGCGTCAGGGCATCAGCCGCATAATTTTATCGCGCGAGTTATCACTGGATGAGATCGCGGACATTCGTGAACATAGCCCTGAAATGGAATTAGAGGTCTTTGTTCACGGTGCACTTTGCATTGCTTATTCTGGTCGCTGCCTGCTATCTGGCTATATGAATCACCGCGATCCAAACCAAGGCACATGCACCAATGCTTGCCGCTGGCAGTACCAAGCCCATGACGCGCAAGAAACCGATACTGGCAACATTATACCTACCGGTGTGAGCGAGTTTGATCCAACGCTAGGTATTGGCAAGCCGACGGATCGCATTGTGTTATTGCAAGAACCAAATCGTCCAAACGACTATATGCCGGCATTCGAAGACGAGCACGGCACCTACATTATGAATTCGAAAGACTTACGCGCGATTCAGCACATTCAAAAACTGGTTGAACTCGGCGTACATTCATTAAAAATCGAAGGCCGCACTAAGTCACACTACTACGTTGCACGAACAGCCCAAGCTTATCGCCAAGCAATTGATGATGCGGTAGCCGGACGTGGCTTTGACAACAACTTAATGGATACCCTCGAGAATATGTCCAATCGTGGTTATACCGAGGGCTTCTTTCGTCGTCACGTTCACGACGAACATCAAAACTATGAGCGCGGATCATCCATGTCGACAGGACAACAATTTGTCGGCGAAGTCATAGATGCTTCTGCTGACGAACTAATCGTAGAAGTAAAAAACCGCTTCGAAGTTGGCGACAGCATGGAGTTAATGACCACCGTTGGAAACATTTGCTTTACCTTAACAGCGATTTCATCAATGAATGGGCAGTTAAGAACAGATGCCCCGGGGTCTGGCTTTACTGTTCGCATTCCAAAACCCTCGTTTAACGCCAACGTATTTCCAATTCAGCGCGCCTTGCTCATTCGTAACCTGCCACAGCACGCAGGCTAA
- a CDS encoding DUF4062 domain-containing protein, which translates to MKKKDSHFLVYIASSASLAPERFECERLCAAAGMLTNGMVWQHDIVEYDWALVRRQIEMADAFLFVLGSEYGQISQTGISYQHRELVHARSLQKPVVALIKNTHDGSRQSEDARRLADFHAILMKEVPFRVWHLRDELSVHVNSTLQGWQRTNAGTWVREDKAPEISIPVAFKAAPKITVSTPRKSFQSPGKETINLLLQANVYRNGNLSLQRQTLEVREDQLWQGILPLLRLGISEERLRAQVENSLTPKMSVLLLGQHEGAHAVDDVRVERAQFNGILTTWRERGLVECSADNGRTLWTLPPSSD; encoded by the coding sequence ATGAAAAAGAAGGACTCCCATTTTCTAGTTTACATTGCCAGCTCAGCATCCCTCGCACCTGAGCGGTTTGAATGTGAGCGTCTTTGCGCTGCGGCTGGGATGCTTACGAATGGCATGGTTTGGCAGCACGATATTGTCGAATACGATTGGGCTCTGGTGCGTCGGCAAATTGAAATGGCAGATGCTTTTCTGTTTGTTCTTGGTAGTGAGTACGGTCAGATATCTCAAACGGGGATTAGTTATCAGCATCGAGAATTGGTTCATGCGCGCTCATTGCAAAAGCCGGTCGTTGCGCTAATTAAGAATACCCACGATGGCTCACGACAATCAGAAGATGCTCGTCGACTGGCAGATTTTCACGCTATCCTCATGAAAGAAGTACCGTTCCGTGTTTGGCATTTACGCGATGAATTGTCAGTTCATGTTAATTCGACACTACAAGGCTGGCAGCGCACTAACGCTGGAACGTGGGTGCGAGAAGATAAAGCCCCAGAAATATCGATACCTGTTGCGTTCAAAGCAGCGCCAAAGATAACCGTATCGACACCTAGAAAAAGTTTTCAATCACCAGGCAAAGAAACAATTAACTTGCTATTGCAGGCAAATGTTTACCGCAATGGCAATTTATCATTGCAGCGGCAAACACTAGAGGTGCGAGAAGACCAACTGTGGCAGGGGATTTTACCTTTACTACGTCTTGGCATCAGTGAGGAGCGTCTGCGAGCGCAGGTTGAGAATTCGTTAACACCCAAAATGAGCGTTTTGCTTCTAGGGCAGCACGAAGGCGCTCATGCGGTGGATGATGTGCGCGTGGAACGTGCTCAGTTTAATGGGATTTTAACGACGTGGCGCGAGCGTGGCTTGGTTGAATGTTCAGCTGACAATGGCCGAACTCTTTGGACGTTGCCGCCGAGTTCCGACTAA
- a CDS encoding FAD:protein FMN transferase, whose product MRIFFGSKAIGRLSFCLAISSVLLLASCSRLFSPDILHISGPTMGTQYHISWVDTGDVSEEALQALVDSRLREINHSMSTYDKSSELSLLNQRKDVDPEAWIDVSADLMAVLRDADEVSRYSVGRLDVTVGPLVNRWGFGPDDERGVPSTEEIAKLLEQVGMKSLILSRDKNQIRMLRPLYIDLSAVAKGWGVDEIGRLLASHGVNNYLVEIGGELRTRGSKPEGAWSIAVERPVSTVADRQAELILSLGDNAVATSGDYRNYYEEGGVRYSHTIDPLTGYPIRHALASVTVVHDSCSLADAWATALNVAGPEAAIALAEANDLAVFMIIREGDGFTEMASSRFQQKFQSTPINGANH is encoded by the coding sequence ATGCGCATATTTTTTGGCTCAAAAGCGATTGGTCGCTTGAGTTTTTGTTTGGCTATCAGTTCCGTTCTTCTGTTGGCGTCATGTTCGCGCCTATTTAGCCCAGATATATTACATATCAGTGGTCCTACGATGGGCACTCAATATCACATTAGCTGGGTTGATACTGGGGACGTTTCGGAAGAGGCTTTGCAAGCTTTGGTTGATTCGCGCCTGCGTGAGATAAACCATTCGATGTCCACTTACGATAAATCATCTGAGCTATCGTTATTAAATCAAAGAAAGGATGTTGACCCAGAAGCTTGGATCGATGTTTCCGCCGATCTTATGGCGGTGCTGCGCGATGCTGACGAGGTAAGCCGGTACAGTGTTGGGCGTTTGGATGTCACTGTTGGTCCGCTTGTAAATCGCTGGGGTTTTGGCCCTGACGATGAGCGTGGAGTTCCTTCTACTGAAGAAATTGCGAAACTACTGGAACAAGTCGGTATGAAGTCACTCATACTGAGTAGAGATAAAAATCAAATTCGCATGTTGCGGCCTTTGTATATTGATCTCTCAGCCGTCGCTAAAGGTTGGGGAGTTGATGAAATCGGACGTTTGCTGGCATCGCATGGTGTTAACAATTATTTAGTCGAAATCGGTGGCGAGTTGCGAACTCGTGGTAGCAAGCCTGAAGGCGCTTGGTCGATTGCGGTTGAACGCCCTGTATCGACTGTAGCTGATCGTCAGGCCGAACTAATACTTAGCCTCGGTGACAATGCCGTGGCCACCTCTGGCGATTATCGCAACTATTATGAAGAAGGCGGCGTGCGCTATTCTCATACGATTGACCCATTGACGGGTTATCCGATTCGTCATGCGTTAGCTTCTGTAACTGTTGTTCATGACTCATGCTCCTTGGCTGATGCGTGGGCTACTGCGTTAAATGTAGCTGGGCCTGAAGCAGCGATTGCGCTTGCAGAAGCTAATGATCTTGCTGTGTTTATGATTATTCGAGAGGGGGACGGATTTACCGAAATGGCATCCTCTCGCTTTCAACAGAAATTTCAATCTACTCCAATCAATGGTGCAAACCATTAA